One window from the genome of Longimicrobium terrae encodes:
- a CDS encoding DUF4257 domain-containing protein: MPATAELSGFPEPLWGALLGVIVSGALGAFAADLVTDAGRIERVRREETGWALGFIGKMVVGSVAALVLLTLNPPGESWLTLIGTALAAGVGGEAILLAIVSARRTQQAENERDVAEDKAARIAHDAVEKIESFRVLVTTAAEGHDFHGHADLAPGRPAGMDSLPASSSAGQFRGLLDTFAERSTTEILASARSERTGSITAAVRAILVRVLNHHDVDTRKLKDLGGADPGIRRRIAHEIAQTWPNLNPPFMEEHVTADSTLSTLSRDVRRRTR, encoded by the coding sequence GTGCCCGCGACGGCGGAACTGAGCGGCTTTCCCGAGCCTTTGTGGGGTGCTTTGCTGGGGGTGATCGTGAGCGGTGCGCTGGGCGCATTCGCCGCAGATCTGGTGACGGATGCCGGCCGCATCGAACGAGTTCGGCGCGAAGAAACAGGGTGGGCGCTTGGCTTCATCGGCAAGATGGTTGTTGGCTCCGTCGCTGCCCTCGTCCTGCTTACACTCAACCCGCCCGGCGAGTCCTGGCTGACGCTGATCGGGACGGCCCTCGCCGCCGGTGTGGGCGGCGAGGCAATTCTCCTGGCCATCGTTTCAGCTCGACGGACGCAGCAGGCGGAGAACGAGCGTGATGTTGCGGAGGATAAGGCTGCTCGCATCGCCCATGATGCGGTAGAGAAGATCGAGAGCTTTCGTGTCTTGGTGACGACGGCCGCGGAAGGGCACGATTTCCACGGGCACGCCGACCTTGCTCCCGGCCGCCCGGCGGGAATGGATTCTTTGCCTGCTTCCTCATCAGCAGGACAGTTCCGGGGCTTGCTGGATACCTTCGCCGAGCGCAGCACGACCGAAATCCTGGCCAGTGCGCGCTCGGAGCGGACGGGCAGTATCACGGCCGCTGTGCGCGCGATTCTTGTGCGAGTGCTCAACCATCACGACGTGGACACGCGCAAGCTCAAGGACTTGGGCGGTGCTGACCCCGGGATCCGTCGGCGAATCGCGCACGAGATCGCGCAGACGTGGCCGAACCTGAACCCGCCGTTCATGGAGGAGCATGTGACGGCAGACAGCACGCTGAGCACGCTGTCGCGCGACGTGCGCAGGAGGACCCGGTGA
- a CDS encoding tetratricopeptide repeat protein, which produces MAQITRPEVDPGVFITDEADQFGEVLVRLLQLGLAMKSRKRGARLHDIQQIINGVGRLDPAIRASDVFIVGVDLSLAGLKGRNLAHLAEGFRHLSEFLVDGQKAEADRSYGEAALSYGYAAAFLDESTARYSWWVGRLKRRLGRRDAWTWYIRAADSGEQKGEWEYVVRSWLGLAWIAHERTHYRAGLAYASQALRVARDHRQKPLVPEALHYLAVLWFKRNQPDKGFVHARDAVREYGDDRAKIAMLANDVAQFVYSDTGQFARALPLLRVAVREVAHPDDRLHVMASYARAAGGAGEVDELRWVIKQIYPLADLAPEKLGVVGAFKDVARGAISAGLWHEAKSAVEMAYEAASQRAPKDAREIVPIEDELDALQKSVVRKHSKARTDSFAASVEDELIEQVIQTLAAGKMDALVQELLGDNRQRGAKTSLAIDCDLGDVEVVKELVRSAGGTLGVTMRTLNGISVYANNVPVSALAVIVGNPFTQYVTVPEEFRPID; this is translated from the coding sequence ATGGCGCAGATTACCCGGCCGGAGGTCGATCCCGGCGTGTTCATCACCGACGAGGCCGATCAATTTGGCGAGGTTCTCGTGCGTTTGCTGCAACTCGGGCTCGCCATGAAATCGCGTAAGCGGGGGGCGCGTCTGCACGACATCCAGCAAATCATCAACGGCGTCGGCCGACTCGATCCCGCGATTCGCGCGTCTGATGTATTCATCGTCGGTGTGGATCTCTCCTTGGCCGGGTTAAAGGGTCGAAATCTCGCCCACCTCGCCGAGGGATTCAGGCATCTTTCGGAATTCCTGGTGGATGGACAAAAGGCTGAGGCGGACAGGTCTTACGGAGAGGCGGCCCTGTCTTACGGATACGCCGCGGCCTTTCTTGATGAGAGCACCGCGCGCTACTCGTGGTGGGTCGGCCGCCTCAAGCGGCGGCTTGGGCGCAGGGACGCTTGGACATGGTACATTCGTGCCGCGGACTCGGGGGAACAGAAAGGTGAGTGGGAATATGTCGTACGCTCCTGGCTGGGGCTGGCCTGGATCGCGCACGAACGAACCCACTACCGAGCTGGGCTGGCATACGCATCTCAGGCTTTGAGGGTTGCGCGGGATCATCGGCAGAAGCCGCTTGTGCCGGAAGCGCTCCACTATCTCGCTGTTCTGTGGTTCAAGCGGAATCAGCCAGACAAGGGCTTCGTTCACGCGCGCGATGCGGTCAGGGAGTACGGTGATGACCGCGCGAAAATCGCCATGCTCGCCAACGATGTCGCCCAGTTCGTCTATAGTGACACTGGGCAGTTCGCGCGTGCGCTCCCATTATTGAGAGTAGCGGTTCGTGAAGTGGCACATCCGGATGACAGACTCCACGTCATGGCCAGCTATGCACGTGCCGCAGGCGGTGCTGGTGAAGTCGATGAACTCAGATGGGTAATCAAACAAATCTATCCCTTGGCGGATCTCGCCCCAGAGAAACTCGGCGTCGTCGGAGCTTTCAAGGATGTGGCTCGAGGGGCCATCAGCGCGGGGCTGTGGCACGAGGCCAAGAGCGCCGTCGAGATGGCTTACGAGGCTGCTTCTCAGCGCGCGCCTAAGGACGCAAGGGAAATCGTTCCGATCGAAGATGAACTCGATGCGCTGCAAAAGAGTGTTGTTCGGAAACACTCGAAAGCTCGCACGGACAGTTTCGCGGCCTCAGTAGAGGATGAGTTGATCGAGCAGGTTATTCAGACCCTTGCGGCTGGAAAGATGGATGCCCTCGTGCAAGAGCTTCTCGGCGACAATCGACAGCGCGGCGCCAAGACTTCTCTGGCGATCGACTGCGACCTCGGTGACGTGGAAGTGGTGAAGGAACTGGTACGCTCCGCGGGAGGGACCCTCGGTGTGACTATGCGTACTCTCAATGGGATTAGCGTTTACGCGAACAATGTCCCCGTGTCCGCACTCGCAGTGATCGTTGGGAACCCATTTACTCAATACGTGACTGTGCCTGAAGAGTTCAGACCCATCGACTGA
- a CDS encoding cyclic GMP-AMP synthase DncV-like nucleotidyltransferase: MANVQAYFEKFVSRIRLNLEENQMLRGKRDFVIRRIESRLPGIFRSEDLVCPPFWFRNQGSYQMGTGTLPVGRDFDIDLGLYFEMDPDDILPVDMKRLVHGALKGYTKEVLIRRPCITVKYQTLPCHVDIAVYCDGSMSRDGLPRLAMGKNRSGEEFCGWEVSDAMALNSEIFGSYAEDELRQFRRIVRYLKRWKDVSFAAEGNAAPRGIALTVASHEYFTFRCFRDGTPDDLDALTEVVQGMLNSFTVRPLRWWVLGGDSHTVTITLPVEPHTDLCERMSALQVKNFYEELKRLLDALEIAGRGRSAAKACSVLQGVFGGDFPGPAA, translated from the coding sequence TTGGCGAACGTTCAGGCGTACTTCGAAAAGTTCGTTTCCCGCATCCGGCTGAATCTCGAGGAGAACCAGATGCTCCGGGGTAAGCGGGACTTCGTGATCCGCCGAATCGAATCCCGTCTCCCAGGGATTTTTCGGTCGGAAGACTTGGTCTGTCCGCCCTTCTGGTTCCGGAATCAGGGAAGCTACCAGATGGGTACCGGAACCCTGCCGGTGGGCCGCGACTTCGACATCGATCTGGGGCTCTACTTCGAGATGGATCCCGACGACATCCTCCCCGTGGACATGAAGCGGCTCGTGCATGGCGCGCTGAAAGGCTACACCAAGGAGGTGCTCATCCGGCGCCCGTGCATCACGGTGAAGTACCAGACTCTGCCCTGTCACGTCGACATTGCAGTCTACTGTGACGGCAGCATGAGCCGTGACGGCCTGCCCCGACTCGCGATGGGCAAGAACCGTTCGGGGGAGGAGTTCTGCGGGTGGGAGGTGTCGGACGCGATGGCGCTCAACAGCGAGATCTTTGGCTCGTACGCGGAAGATGAACTCCGGCAATTCCGCCGGATCGTACGGTATCTGAAGCGGTGGAAGGACGTGTCTTTCGCCGCTGAGGGAAACGCGGCGCCCCGCGGAATCGCGCTCACCGTGGCAAGCCACGAATATTTCACGTTCCGCTGCTTCCGGGACGGTACGCCAGACGATCTGGATGCGCTCACTGAGGTAGTCCAGGGAATGCTCAACAGCTTCACCGTTCGCCCGTTGAGGTGGTGGGTTCTCGGCGGTGACAGCCATACAGTGACGATCACCCTTCCGGTGGAGCCGCACACGGATCTGTGCGAACGGATGTCGGCCCTGCAAGTCAAGAATTTCTATGAAGAACTCAAGCGGCTGCTGGACGCCTTGGAAATCGCGGGACGCGGGCGGAGTGCGGCCAAGGCATGCTCGGTGCTGCAAGGCGTGTTCGGAGGCGACTTCCCGGGCCCGGCAGCGTGA
- a CDS encoding nucleotidyltransferase produces the protein MTAHEHLRQVLAGHELTEQELQRVQSIRDALHKHLAETLPAGVRIYYGGSYAKGTMIRDHYDLDIVVYFPPEPRTPLDRIFGAVHQALVAGRLEVHPQTVALRIPVTSSFHVDVVPGRAHDASFRYATLYRNLQPPSTLQTSLKVHIEAVRTARLAPCIRLLKLWRLRHGVPLKTFALEILAARALEGKPRDDHAVAMIETLRFIAAQVNSVLLQDPANTNNRLDLTREDRSAAARAATMSLAASRWDEILR, from the coding sequence ATGACTGCTCACGAACACCTGCGCCAAGTGCTGGCCGGCCACGAACTCACCGAGCAGGAACTCCAACGAGTTCAATCGATCCGCGATGCGCTCCACAAGCACCTCGCCGAAACGCTTCCCGCCGGCGTCAGGATCTACTATGGCGGGTCGTACGCAAAGGGTACGATGATTCGCGATCACTACGATCTGGACATCGTGGTCTATTTCCCGCCGGAGCCACGGACCCCACTTGACCGGATCTTCGGGGCAGTGCACCAGGCGCTGGTGGCGGGGCGCTTGGAAGTCCATCCCCAAACGGTCGCACTTCGCATCCCGGTTACGTCATCGTTCCACGTGGACGTGGTTCCTGGCAGGGCACATGACGCGAGCTTCAGGTACGCGACCCTGTACCGAAATCTGCAGCCGCCGAGTACGCTGCAGACCAGTCTCAAGGTACACATCGAGGCGGTCCGTACGGCCCGCTTGGCGCCATGCATACGGTTGCTGAAGCTTTGGCGGTTACGTCACGGTGTGCCGCTCAAGACGTTCGCATTGGAGATCCTGGCGGCACGCGCGCTCGAGGGAAAACCACGGGACGACCACGCAGTCGCGATGATCGAGACGCTGCGGTTCATCGCGGCCCAGGTAAATTCGGTTCTACTGCAGGATCCCGCGAACACGAACAACAGGCTCGACCTCACCCGCGAAGATCGGAGTGCCGCCGCTCGCGCCGCCACGATGTCCCTGGCTGCCTCGAGGTGGGACGAGATACTGCGGTAG
- a CDS encoding SAVED domain-containing protein, giving the protein MAEPSRAVKAARPTLPAGLQNELWARAAGRCEFRGCNELLYVDSLTHRHSNLGVISHIVAFSPKGPRGHETRSDLLQRDISNLILTCRTHGKIIDDRDKVADYPEELLLTFKREHEERIRMLTSIGPDARSHVLLVQAPIDGCGFSIDQARAFQALLPGYPADESAEIIDLCGITLPASSRGFFPVLASALSQQLQAVLRRRPAGADIRSLSVFALAPVPLLVHLGHELGDIRQVDLFQKHRSGESWTWRAEEQTADVYEVIRPESPDGDTEVAVVLSISEHVQPALVAPVLGSPGATYELRAHGAGPDFLSSRKRLEVFGYEFRKLLAEVRAAHGSRRRVHLVAAVPAPVAIEAGRSIRKFDPEFIVYEFDKRTLGYFPALTINPRTELLHD; this is encoded by the coding sequence ATGGCGGAGCCGAGCAGGGCAGTGAAGGCGGCCCGTCCAACGCTGCCGGCGGGACTGCAGAACGAGCTATGGGCCCGGGCCGCGGGCCGCTGTGAGTTCCGGGGCTGCAACGAACTCCTGTACGTGGACTCGCTTACCCATCGGCACTCCAATCTTGGGGTGATCTCGCACATCGTGGCGTTCAGTCCAAAAGGGCCTCGCGGTCACGAAACTCGCTCTGACCTGCTTCAGCGCGACATTTCCAACTTGATCCTCACCTGCCGGACGCACGGCAAGATCATCGACGACCGCGACAAGGTTGCCGACTATCCGGAGGAACTGCTCCTCACCTTCAAGCGCGAGCACGAGGAGCGGATACGGATGCTGACGTCGATCGGCCCGGATGCCCGCTCACACGTGCTTCTGGTCCAGGCCCCCATCGACGGTTGCGGATTCAGCATCGACCAAGCCCGGGCCTTCCAGGCGCTTCTGCCCGGCTACCCCGCCGACGAGTCCGCGGAGATCATCGACCTGTGCGGGATCACCCTTCCCGCCTCCAGTCGCGGATTTTTCCCCGTCCTTGCCAGCGCGCTGTCCCAGCAGCTCCAGGCGGTGCTGAGGCGCAGGCCGGCCGGCGCAGACATCCGCAGCCTGTCAGTATTCGCGCTCGCGCCCGTCCCTCTGCTCGTCCACCTGGGGCATGAGCTCGGGGACATCCGCCAAGTCGACCTGTTCCAGAAGCACCGGTCCGGCGAGAGCTGGACGTGGAGGGCCGAGGAACAGACTGCGGACGTGTATGAAGTTATTCGCCCGGAATCGCCCGACGGGGACACCGAGGTCGCGGTGGTCCTATCAATCAGCGAACACGTTCAGCCGGCGCTCGTGGCTCCGGTTCTGGGCTCCCCCGGGGCCACCTATGAACTGCGCGCCCACGGCGCGGGCCCGGATTTCCTATCGTCACGCAAGCGGCTCGAAGTGTTCGGCTACGAGTTCAGGAAGCTGCTTGCGGAAGTCCGCGCGGCACACGGAAGCAGACGCCGTGTGCACCTCGTGGCCGCCGTACCGGCCCCAGTGGCGATCGAGGCGGGACGGAGCATCCGAAAGTTCGATCCCGAGTTCATCGTGTACGAGTTCGATAAGCGCACGCTCGGCTACTTTCCCGCTCTGACCATCAATCCCCGCACTGAACTACTCCATGACTGA
- a CDS encoding ComEC/Rec2 family competence protein, translating to MRIDVLDVGRTKYGDCVLVREGERSILIDGAHPGDVALLRSQLKQLLGGDAPFRVNLLVVTHCHNDHIGALPAMITGGILQADVALVADENFGWGRDSDGVGPVDTLELSPMQRTLVAALQEEDYTSLSDSELEEIFFQDVTLEERYREMLRQLEEQGTRVVRYAGQAKVREVEQEFADFGLGILGPTRDHLIICAETIARATDDIGTMVSEHYPADADDPVSAVSVYRRLMRGMADAFEGADMPGPGAAKNDQSITLKVDAGGWSALLAGDMQFAEPEVPGLGNEMQALRERVIEGGPYDFIKLPHHASYNGLDESVLDEWADTRLFAHTGGSNDPHHPEEGVLNLLESRKDQLKFARTDRNGTITIEKNGPVRMSVIRGKLNDFSVNEVQDESELAEPQPSPSSMPRVAVPPAVARPAAPPPAPSVTFARTDSSDSVEIFARLPHRSTKVTLTIEVEPGQAPAAGPAYPAMVPPAEDREVPGADLVGGGRELPALLFVTCRSRLEANIGQVEAARVFAMLEKTPSTTVLELPDGITTAEEAATHVRPHLVRNNYAGVVVLGGYDVVPADQLDVLDAADRRALEAAGRIEWDADRFIVWSDDVYGDSDGDFLAELPVSRIPDGRRADVVFAALQAPRFAPGQRFGIRNLNRPFAVDVFPGLPGQGGQLEVSEHFGPEHVPPDAAVGAVYYMLHGSARDATRFWGETPGGAAFEAVAVENVPAHAPGTVVLTGCCWGALSMSPPASKARPDTLLRPRGPEASMAIAYLRAGALAFVGCTGSHYSPPHPPYGYFGRPLHDAFWRAINAGAAPAEALFKAKAQYLAGFPHGRTDRFSKAVEAKILRQFTCLGLGW from the coding sequence ATGCGCATTGACGTGCTCGACGTGGGTAGAACCAAGTACGGGGATTGTGTGCTGGTGCGTGAGGGGGAGCGGTCAATTCTGATCGATGGCGCACATCCCGGCGACGTCGCGCTCCTTCGTTCGCAGCTCAAGCAGCTGCTTGGTGGCGACGCACCGTTCCGGGTAAACCTCCTCGTGGTCACGCACTGCCACAACGACCACATCGGCGCGCTGCCCGCGATGATCACGGGAGGGATTCTGCAGGCAGACGTGGCGCTCGTGGCCGATGAGAACTTCGGCTGGGGGCGCGACAGCGACGGCGTTGGCCCGGTGGACACGCTGGAGCTCTCGCCCATGCAGCGCACCCTGGTTGCCGCTCTTCAGGAGGAGGATTACACCAGCCTCAGTGACTCCGAACTCGAGGAAATCTTCTTTCAGGATGTGACGCTGGAGGAGAGGTACAGGGAGATGCTCCGGCAGTTGGAGGAGCAAGGGACCCGTGTCGTGCGGTACGCGGGCCAAGCCAAGGTCAGGGAGGTCGAGCAGGAGTTCGCCGACTTCGGTTTGGGGATCCTGGGCCCTACCCGTGACCACCTGATCATCTGTGCGGAAACAATCGCCAGAGCGACGGATGACATCGGCACGATGGTCAGCGAGCACTACCCTGCCGATGCTGACGATCCCGTGTCAGCTGTGAGCGTTTATCGTCGCCTCATGCGCGGAATGGCCGACGCGTTCGAGGGCGCGGACATGCCGGGGCCAGGCGCAGCGAAGAACGACCAGAGCATCACGCTCAAGGTCGACGCAGGTGGTTGGAGCGCGCTGCTCGCGGGCGACATGCAGTTCGCCGAGCCCGAGGTGCCCGGCCTTGGTAACGAAATGCAAGCCCTTCGCGAGCGTGTAATCGAAGGCGGTCCTTACGACTTCATCAAACTGCCCCATCACGCCAGCTACAACGGGCTCGACGAGAGCGTTCTTGATGAGTGGGCAGACACGCGCCTGTTCGCGCATACCGGTGGAAGCAACGACCCGCACCACCCTGAGGAGGGGGTGCTGAACCTTCTGGAATCGCGGAAAGATCAACTCAAGTTTGCGCGCACCGATCGGAACGGTACCATCACCATCGAGAAGAATGGTCCTGTCCGCATGTCGGTGATCAGAGGTAAGCTGAACGACTTCAGCGTGAACGAGGTTCAAGATGAATCCGAGTTGGCGGAGCCACAGCCATCTCCGTCTTCGATGCCGCGGGTCGCAGTCCCACCGGCAGTTGCCCGGCCGGCGGCTCCCCCGCCAGCACCGTCCGTCACCTTCGCCCGCACGGACAGCAGCGACTCCGTGGAAATCTTTGCGCGCCTGCCGCATCGCTCCACGAAGGTGACGCTCACAATCGAGGTGGAGCCTGGTCAAGCACCGGCTGCTGGTCCTGCGTATCCAGCCATGGTTCCTCCCGCTGAGGATCGCGAGGTACCCGGGGCGGATCTAGTAGGCGGGGGCCGGGAGTTGCCGGCCTTGCTGTTCGTAACGTGCCGGTCACGGTTGGAGGCCAACATCGGGCAGGTTGAAGCCGCGCGTGTGTTTGCCATGCTGGAGAAGACGCCGTCGACCACAGTTTTGGAACTCCCTGACGGGATCACCACGGCCGAAGAGGCAGCCACGCACGTCCGCCCCCATCTGGTCCGGAACAACTACGCGGGCGTTGTCGTACTTGGCGGATACGACGTGGTTCCGGCAGATCAGCTGGACGTCCTCGATGCCGCCGACCGCCGGGCTCTCGAGGCCGCCGGACGGATTGAGTGGGACGCCGATCGCTTCATCGTCTGGAGCGACGACGTGTATGGGGACAGCGACGGTGACTTCCTGGCCGAACTCCCCGTCAGCAGGATTCCGGATGGAAGACGCGCGGACGTAGTCTTCGCGGCGCTGCAGGCGCCCCGATTCGCTCCGGGGCAGCGCTTCGGCATCCGCAACCTGAACCGCCCGTTCGCAGTCGACGTCTTCCCGGGTCTTCCAGGCCAGGGAGGGCAGTTGGAAGTGTCGGAGCACTTCGGTCCTGAACACGTCCCGCCCGATGCTGCTGTGGGAGCGGTGTACTATATGCTGCACGGTTCCGCGCGGGATGCGACGCGGTTCTGGGGTGAGACTCCTGGTGGCGCTGCGTTCGAAGCGGTCGCGGTCGAGAACGTACCGGCTCACGCTCCGGGCACTGTCGTACTGACAGGATGCTGCTGGGGCGCGCTGTCCATGTCGCCGCCGGCGTCCAAGGCTCGCCCGGATACGCTGCTCCGGCCACGGGGGCCTGAGGCATCGATGGCGATCGCGTATCTCCGGGCGGGAGCACTGGCGTTCGTGGGCTGCACGGGATCGCACTACTCCCCGCCGCACCCACCTTATGGTTATTTTGGTAGGCCCCTGCATGACGCGTTCTGGAGAGCGATCAACGCGGGAGCGGCACCAGCCGAAGCTCTTTTCAAGGCTAAGGCACAATACCTTGCTGGCTTCCCGCACGGCAGGACGGACCGGTTCAGCAAGGCGGTTGAGGCGAAGATCCTGCGGCAGTTCACCTGCCTTGGGTTGGGGTGGTGA
- a CDS encoding tetratricopeptide repeat protein, producing MAVLEEDGTETGLVLWTSLRAIILWASVPLDGRDGLFPPGAADDLLRRIGAVPLDRELAIALTTLCAVLDMPATVNPGIVSLVCGQVSRWAEGRGRSAAALAYMVAAASIQPENGRCAAEVGRLAMASSDLGWADTWLRRAAALARRGKDWNTYGFAYLHLAEVHVRRDLPERAVRHFRTAARVGRSCGIRELRAAGKHGLARVLMEQEGRLPEAEKHARSALRAYGQGHVRLPDILFDLAAIWVASGVYGRAVTLLRRARTPREGPERRGMRLALLARAAAGARDHALYEASWDAARAELDELPVAGRDQAIRELERAAALADDGRRFAQAQALDLQLTENSAGAGPRS from the coding sequence ATGGCCGTGCTGGAGGAAGACGGCACGGAGACAGGACTCGTCCTGTGGACTTCGCTTCGCGCCATCATCCTGTGGGCGTCCGTGCCGCTGGATGGTCGTGACGGGCTCTTTCCTCCAGGCGCGGCGGACGACCTGCTGCGGAGAATCGGCGCGGTGCCGCTGGATCGCGAGCTCGCGATCGCGCTGACCACCCTCTGCGCGGTGCTGGACATGCCCGCGACGGTGAATCCGGGGATCGTCAGCCTCGTGTGCGGCCAGGTTTCCCGCTGGGCGGAAGGGCGCGGCCGGTCCGCCGCGGCGCTGGCGTACATGGTGGCTGCGGCGAGCATCCAGCCCGAGAACGGCCGCTGCGCCGCGGAGGTGGGGCGCCTGGCGATGGCCAGCTCCGATCTCGGCTGGGCGGACACATGGCTCCGCCGGGCAGCCGCACTCGCGCGGCGGGGCAAGGATTGGAACACGTACGGGTTCGCGTACCTGCACCTCGCGGAGGTTCATGTCCGGCGTGACCTGCCCGAGCGCGCCGTGCGGCACTTCCGCACCGCGGCGCGCGTCGGGCGCAGTTGCGGAATCCGGGAACTGCGGGCCGCCGGGAAGCATGGGCTGGCGCGGGTGCTGATGGAGCAGGAAGGCAGGTTGCCGGAGGCGGAGAAGCACGCGAGGAGCGCGTTGCGCGCCTATGGCCAGGGGCACGTCCGGCTGCCGGACATCCTCTTTGACCTGGCCGCGATCTGGGTCGCGAGCGGTGTCTACGGCCGGGCCGTCACGCTGCTCCGGCGGGCCCGCACCCCCCGCGAGGGGCCGGAGCGCCGGGGGATGCGGCTGGCCCTGCTTGCGCGTGCGGCCGCGGGCGCCCGGGACCATGCGCTGTACGAAGCTTCCTGGGACGCCGCCCGGGCCGAACTCGATGAGCTGCCGGTCGCGGGGCGGGATCAGGCGATCCGGGAACTGGAGCGCGCTGCCGCCCTAGCCGACGACGGCCGGCGTTTCGCGCAGGCCCAAGCCCTGGATCTGCAGCTCACGGAAAACAGCGCGGGGGCCGGCCCACGATCATGA
- a CDS encoding S8 family peptidase, protein MESVRTFLQLPNDAPTGKGIRVGVIDTGIDYEHPDLRAAVDRKRSTYCMVTADELAFGSGDYMDRHGHGTQVAGAIAGSGAASDGQYRGIAPDASLVALKIAESERGGFPGYVRSALYAAREQGVQIINLSFMGTGPTNGNVEIAPPWVWPRDDRLAQELKQIAAENRVLCIMAAGNSGKHGEGTMGRYTGAEEVLAVGACDCDGAHCDFSSMGPYYVDPAGKGPTTLRPQDRLRANLGCMKPDFVVPGASMVVPFASGGNRRKNAKKNAAFLNTPYWPTQGTSLAAAIATGLAACALEKLLAGPRMPSDNIGLLLRELLRAAAGEEAMRDTQRYGAGILRWPAIDRQITRFHTDYLFPSKLLRADDTSLMV, encoded by the coding sequence ATGGAAAGCGTTCGAACGTTTCTCCAACTCCCGAATGATGCTCCCACCGGAAAGGGGATCCGTGTGGGCGTAATCGATACTGGGATTGACTACGAGCACCCCGATTTGAGAGCGGCAGTCGACCGTAAGCGTAGCACATACTGCATGGTGACTGCTGACGAGCTGGCCTTTGGGAGTGGCGACTATATGGATCGGCATGGCCATGGTACTCAGGTGGCGGGCGCGATCGCCGGATCCGGGGCTGCATCAGATGGCCAGTATCGGGGAATCGCACCGGACGCGAGCCTCGTAGCTCTGAAGATCGCAGAATCCGAACGTGGCGGGTTCCCGGGTTATGTCCGATCGGCGCTTTATGCGGCACGTGAGCAAGGCGTGCAGATCATCAATCTTTCATTTATGGGCACTGGCCCAACGAACGGGAACGTGGAGATTGCGCCCCCGTGGGTATGGCCCCGGGACGATCGCCTTGCACAGGAGCTGAAGCAGATCGCGGCTGAGAACAGGGTTCTGTGTATCATGGCGGCTGGCAACAGCGGGAAGCACGGGGAGGGTACAATGGGACGGTACACAGGCGCTGAGGAGGTTCTAGCAGTCGGCGCCTGTGATTGCGACGGCGCCCATTGCGATTTCTCCAGCATGGGACCGTACTACGTGGATCCTGCGGGGAAGGGGCCAACAACCCTCCGTCCGCAGGATAGACTGAGGGCAAATCTCGGGTGCATGAAGCCAGATTTCGTGGTTCCTGGAGCCTCGATGGTAGTTCCGTTTGCCTCAGGCGGCAACCGCAGAAAGAATGCTAAGAAGAATGCCGCCTTTTTGAACACTCCATACTGGCCGACTCAGGGAACAAGTCTCGCCGCGGCTATTGCGACTGGTCTGGCGGCTTGCGCCCTTGAAAAGCTGCTGGCGGGTCCTCGCATGCCAAGCGACAACATTGGGCTATTGCTCCGCGAGCTTCTCCGTGCTGCTGCCGGTGAAGAAGCCATGCGAGACACTCAACGTTATGGAGCAGGCATTCTGCGCTGGCCGGCAATTGATCGGCAGATCACGCGATTCCATACAGACTACCTGTTCCCCAGCAAGTTGCTGAGGGCAGACGATACCTCATTGATGGTGTGA
- a CDS encoding helix-turn-helix domain-containing protein has protein sequence MEKGALQPERVVLRKLLREVRKEAGLRQVGLAERLGRPQSFVSDVEKGQRRVDVLELREICVACEIPLAVFIARLEAWLERGGA, from the coding sequence ATGGAGAAGGGAGCGCTCCAGCCGGAGCGGGTGGTCCTGCGGAAGCTGCTACGCGAGGTGAGGAAGGAAGCCGGCCTGCGCCAGGTCGGACTTGCCGAGCGGCTGGGCCGTCCGCAGTCGTTTGTGAGCGACGTCGAGAAGGGGCAGCGGCGAGTGGACGTGCTGGAACTCCGAGAGATCTGCGTCGCCTGCGAGATCCCGCTCGCGGTGTTCATCGCCCGGCTTGAGGCTTGGCTTGAGCGCGGCGGGGCTTAG